A single genomic interval of Psychroserpens sp. NJDZ02 harbors:
- a CDS encoding sensor histidine kinase, producing the protein MKTKAIYYWSLQVIIWSLLSGVAAFSYWISGNEFKLEIWQLLLDFVALAILSILITHLLKKFINKYLEFDALKVIDGFKIMGLLFLASALLILSYTIYIRLTYTFLYDRVDVLNHASQSLKNHIILFLNYGIYFMVWTVFYVAIKGLMQLNITREKRLELETSLKESQLNTLKGQINPHFMFNSLNNIRGLMLEDVDRARNMLTNLSETLRYSLTKSEENAILLEDELEMVESYIEISKIQFEDRLQFTTNIDEASLNKQIPPMIIQMLVENALKHGISNLKKGGQVCLSTTIKDNQLQIEVSNSGTLQTHEDSTKLGLKNIKRRLELLYDKKATFSLNEIDNQVVATIKMPLL; encoded by the coding sequence ATGAAAACTAAAGCAATTTACTACTGGTCACTGCAAGTCATAATCTGGTCTTTATTAAGCGGAGTTGCTGCTTTCTCTTATTGGATTTCAGGTAACGAATTTAAATTAGAGATCTGGCAATTACTCTTAGATTTTGTAGCACTAGCAATTTTATCTATCTTAATAACACATTTGCTTAAAAAATTTATAAATAAATATTTAGAATTTGATGCGCTAAAAGTAATCGATGGTTTTAAAATTATGGGGCTTTTGTTTTTAGCTAGTGCACTTTTAATCCTGTCGTATACCATTTATATCAGGTTGACTTATACTTTTTTGTATGATCGGGTAGATGTTTTAAATCATGCTTCTCAAAGTTTAAAAAATCATATTATTTTGTTTTTAAATTACGGTATTTACTTTATGGTTTGGACTGTATTTTATGTCGCTATCAAAGGATTAATGCAGCTTAATATAACAAGAGAAAAACGTTTGGAATTGGAGACTAGTTTAAAAGAATCTCAGCTTAATACTTTAAAAGGTCAAATTAACCCACATTTTATGTTTAATAGCTTAAATAATATTCGTGGATTAATGTTAGAAGATGTTGATAGAGCAAGAAATATGCTAACCAATTTGTCTGAAACCTTAAGGTATTCATTAACCAAAAGTGAAGAAAATGCCATCTTGTTAGAAGACGAACTAGAGATGGTAGAAAGTTATATCGAAATTTCTAAAATTCAGTTTGAAGATCGTTTGCAGTTTACAACTAATATTGACGAGGCTTCTTTAAATAAGCAAATCCCACCAATGATTATTCAGATGTTGGTAGAAAATGCACTTAAGCATGGTATTTCAAATTTAAAAAAAGGAGGACAAGTATGTTTATCTACAACTATAAAGGATAACCAATTGCAAATTGAGGTATCTAATTCTGGGACATTACAAACCCACGAAGACTCAACCAAATTAGGTTTAAAAAATATTAAAAGACGTTTGGAATTATTGTATGATAAAAAGGCGACATTTTCTTTAAACGAAATAGATAACCAAGTGGTTGCCACTATTAAAATGCCATTATTATGA
- a CDS encoding alpha-2-macroglobulin family protein, with protein MKHLSTYLMILLFSTTYSQTNKYSKLWTQVETHEINGLPKSALEVIAAIETKAIAENDTDQRIKVLLFKSKFALLLEEDAQLNIVNSFKAEIAKSQAPTKNVLENMLATLYWQYFQQNRYQFYRRTKTEDKADAIDFRTWDLETLFTEIQTLYDHSLRNGLILQQTDISQFSAIIAKGKDSEVYRPTLFDFLNHNALTFYKTPENQIKKPAYKFLIDNADYLADSKTFSRTTITSKDSTSLQLQALKIYQNLIKFHLKDKNPYALTEVNIDRLEYVYNHATLNNKETIYLNTLKAAAEKYKTHQVSALYNFKIATLYNVQGNGYNKETNPELQYKIKEALTLSKQVITTFPDSKGASLCKILQSQIQQPLLNITAEQFVSINTHSRFLISYKNIQNLNFQAFKLTRKQRDAYSKLYKEDEKTTFISKLKVEKTWESTLKSESDYQQHTTETLVPKLDNGLYLILGKSKDLRDNFFATTLTQVTDIAIVDFEDQNQEFYQVIDRNNGQPLANIKVDIEHTSRNDVLKTTSQTTNAEGLITLNKSTNYNRNNVNFTIKTKSDTAYFGNYYINNYYKNHANNDANYQAFIFTDRSIYRPSQPVYFKAIALKNKNNKTEVITNKKVTVVLYNVNGEKVSDLDLVTNDFGSISGEFILPNDGLTGNYSITISDNKIYGNTSISVEEYKRPKFETKFNPITETIKVNDSITVTGEAIAFAGSKITDAKVIYRVVRNVQYPAWYRWYRPNYNSDAQEITHGETTTDANGNYDIVFKAIPDEKVDQSGLPVFSYEVTADVTDINGETRSTSTIVKVGYHALTASIGISPVIDKSKKDNQITITTQNLNGQFVAAKGTLKIYKLQAPSTVLRTRPWTAPDYPGFTEAAFKNYFPHDAYTNEDNLENWTKGDLVLSKTFDTEKSKTIDLKNIKKWLSGAYFIELNTKDKFGQDVKDEVKTTLYADKDKTLADQQLLSVTTDKTNYQIGDNLILTLASAAKNTTVTVSVEREFQIKKNYVIQLNNNKKTISIPIEKNDLGGFGIHYSTAAFNSYEGGSMTINVPYPKTELEIESLTFRDKLKPGTDETWCFKIKGAKGEKIASEVLASMYDASLDQFKPHNWNYSNFTPRSYYASYRHGNGNSFATTAFNITNPYYFERYINLKSFDQFNWFGFTINNNRWVYNQYLNKLRIDRVVTSYDSTIKKGFVAGTVNDENGTPLPSATIQVKGTDTGTSTDFDGKYVIKVKQGDILIFNYVGYSVIEKTVGSDNVINISLNPDNALEEVVVTGYGSTLKRKSSRMLSAPPAVMESEDAMMEADNKLEGRASGLSITNGNGKSVKDEFIKIRGAASINGNNTPLYVIDGVIFNGDVSNLNTDDILQMSILKGTEASALYGSKGANGVVIITTKNGAKEEFSDVKARTNLQETAFFFPQLATDTEGNVSFNFTTPEALTRWNLNLFAHDKQGNYAKKTLQTVTQKDLMVLPNVPRFLRQGDQIQISTKISNLSTKDLSGTAVLQLFDALTGKSIDSELANALNQQSFSAKAKGNTQVTWTLSIPDNVSAVQYKILAKSGDFSDGEQNALPVLTNRMLVTETLPMWIRSNESRTFTLDKLKTNTSTTLKHHKLTLEMTNNPAWYAVQALPYLMEYPYECNEQTFSRFYANALASHIVNSNPRIKEVFSQWKNTDALLSNLEKNQELKSILIQETPWLRDAQSETEQKKRIALLFDLNKMNNELTRAKKKLRNNQMSNGGWSWFGDYRVNRYITQHIITGFGHLKKLNVVSDKDEDITDMVENALKYLDAAFEKEYNDLAKYTNKIDYTKDHLNYTQLHYLYMRSFFPEYKLTKKQEDIHQYYLSQIRNYWLKRPLYAKGMMALIMNRNEDKTTSNAILKSVKENSITSDELGMYWKENTNSYYWYQASIETQALMIEAFAEIDLISTDVKLSTIETQAEQTKTIDNLKIWLLKNKQTNRWKTTKATTDAVYALLLQGNDWLSVTDMVDVVLGGKKITPTTLENVKVEAGTGYYKTSWSGAEITPKMADVKLTKKGDGIAWGSLYWQYFEDLDKITPAETPLKLKKQLYLKTNTDTGEVITAITKDTKLKVGDLIRVRIELRSDRAMEFVHMKDMRAAGLEPVNVLSKYKYQDGLGYYEATKDASTNFFFDYLPKGIYVFEYDLRVNNAGNMSNGITTIQSMYAPEFSSHSEGVRIEVE; from the coding sequence ATGAAGCATCTTTCAACATATTTAATGATTTTACTATTCTCTACCACCTATTCTCAAACCAACAAGTATTCCAAACTTTGGACTCAAGTAGAAACGCACGAAATTAATGGTTTACCTAAAAGCGCACTTGAAGTTATTGCAGCGATAGAAACCAAAGCTATTGCTGAAAACGATACAGACCAACGTATAAAAGTTTTACTATTTAAAAGTAAATTTGCTTTATTATTAGAAGAAGATGCACAATTAAATATAGTCAACAGCTTTAAAGCCGAAATAGCTAAAAGTCAAGCACCAACTAAAAATGTGCTAGAAAATATGTTAGCTACTTTGTATTGGCAGTACTTTCAACAAAATAGATATCAGTTTTACAGACGGACTAAAACAGAAGACAAAGCAGACGCTATTGATTTTAGAACTTGGGATTTAGAAACCTTATTCACCGAAATCCAAACACTTTATGACCACTCGTTACGCAATGGCTTAATTTTACAACAAACGGACATTAGCCAATTTAGTGCTATTATAGCCAAAGGGAAAGATTCTGAAGTTTACAGACCCACGTTATTTGATTTTTTAAATCATAATGCCTTAACCTTTTATAAAACACCTGAAAACCAAATCAAAAAACCAGCTTATAAATTTCTAATTGACAATGCGGACTATTTAGCGGACTCAAAAACCTTTTCTAGAACAACTATTACCTCTAAAGATTCGACGTCATTACAATTACAAGCCTTAAAAATCTATCAGAATTTAATTAAATTTCATCTAAAAGATAAAAACCCATACGCTTTAACCGAAGTTAATATAGACCGTTTAGAGTATGTATACAATCATGCGACTTTAAACAACAAAGAGACGATCTATTTAAACACACTTAAAGCTGCAGCTGAAAAATATAAAACACACCAAGTCTCTGCACTTTACAATTTTAAAATAGCCACGCTATACAATGTACAAGGTAATGGTTATAATAAAGAAACTAATCCAGAGCTTCAATATAAAATCAAGGAAGCGTTAACATTAAGCAAACAAGTTATTACCACTTTTCCAGATAGTAAAGGTGCTAGTTTATGCAAAATTTTACAGTCACAAATACAGCAACCCTTATTAAATATTACTGCAGAACAGTTTGTGTCAATCAATACGCATTCGCGTTTTTTAATTAGTTATAAAAACATCCAAAATTTAAACTTTCAAGCTTTTAAACTAACTAGAAAACAACGTGATGCTTATTCAAAACTGTACAAGGAAGACGAAAAAACAACATTTATTAGTAAACTTAAAGTTGAAAAAACATGGGAGTCAACTTTAAAAAGCGAATCCGATTACCAACAACACACCACAGAAACTTTAGTCCCAAAATTAGATAATGGTCTATATTTGATTCTTGGAAAATCGAAGGACCTAAGAGACAACTTTTTCGCAACCACATTAACACAAGTTACAGACATTGCTATTGTGGATTTTGAAGATCAAAATCAAGAATTCTACCAAGTTATTGATCGTAATAACGGACAACCTTTAGCAAATATCAAAGTAGATATTGAACATACCAGCCGTAATGACGTCTTAAAAACCACAAGTCAAACAACAAATGCAGAAGGTCTTATTACATTGAACAAAAGCACAAATTACAACCGTAACAATGTTAACTTTACTATTAAGACCAAATCAGACACTGCTTATTTTGGCAATTATTATATTAATAATTACTACAAAAACCACGCTAATAACGATGCCAATTATCAAGCTTTTATTTTTACAGACCGCAGTATTTACAGACCGTCACAACCCGTTTATTTTAAAGCCATCGCTTTAAAAAATAAAAACAATAAAACCGAAGTTATTACTAATAAAAAAGTTACCGTTGTATTATACAATGTTAATGGCGAAAAAGTAAGTGATCTAGACCTTGTAACTAATGATTTTGGTTCGATTTCTGGGGAATTTATTTTACCAAACGATGGACTGACTGGTAATTATAGCATTACTATTAGTGATAATAAGATTTATGGAAACACTAGTATTTCTGTTGAAGAATATAAGCGTCCTAAATTCGAAACTAAGTTCAATCCCATTACCGAAACTATAAAGGTTAACGATAGTATTACTGTAACAGGAGAAGCTATCGCATTTGCTGGAAGTAAAATTACGGATGCCAAAGTAATCTATCGTGTGGTTAGAAACGTACAATACCCTGCATGGTACAGATGGTATAGACCAAATTACAATAGTGACGCGCAAGAAATAACACATGGAGAAACGACTACAGATGCCAATGGGAATTATGATATCGTTTTTAAAGCAATACCTGATGAAAAAGTAGACCAATCAGGCTTACCTGTTTTTAGTTATGAAGTCACTGCAGATGTCACAGATATTAACGGAGAAACGAGAAGCACCTCAACTATTGTAAAAGTGGGATACCATGCTTTAACAGCCTCTATTGGTATTAGTCCCGTTATTGATAAATCTAAAAAAGATAATCAAATTACTATTACAACACAAAATCTAAATGGTCAATTTGTAGCGGCAAAAGGAACGTTAAAAATTTATAAATTACAAGCTCCAAGCACGGTCCTAAGAACACGTCCTTGGACAGCCCCAGATTATCCTGGTTTTACAGAAGCTGCTTTTAAAAACTATTTTCCGCATGACGCTTACACGAATGAAGACAATCTCGAAAATTGGACAAAAGGGGACTTAGTATTAAGTAAAACCTTTGATACCGAAAAATCTAAAACTATTGATTTAAAAAATATTAAAAAATGGTTATCGGGTGCTTATTTTATTGAGCTAAACACAAAAGACAAGTTTGGCCAAGACGTAAAAGATGAAGTTAAAACAACCTTATATGCTGATAAAGACAAAACGTTAGCAGACCAGCAATTATTATCTGTAACTACTGACAAAACCAATTATCAGATTGGTGATAACCTGATACTAACTTTAGCCAGTGCTGCCAAAAACACAACTGTTACTGTTAGTGTAGAGCGTGAGTTTCAAATCAAAAAAAATTATGTTATTCAATTAAATAACAATAAAAAGACCATAAGTATTCCTATTGAAAAAAACGATTTAGGAGGTTTTGGGATTCATTACAGTACAGCAGCTTTTAATAGCTATGAAGGTGGTAGTATGACTATAAATGTACCCTATCCTAAAACAGAATTAGAAATTGAAAGCTTAACTTTTAGAGATAAACTAAAACCAGGGACAGATGAAACTTGGTGTTTTAAAATAAAAGGCGCTAAAGGCGAAAAAATAGCATCCGAAGTATTAGCTAGTATGTACGATGCGTCTTTAGACCAATTCAAACCACACAACTGGAACTACTCCAACTTTACACCAAGAAGTTACTACGCATCTTACAGACATGGTAATGGTAATAGTTTTGCAACCACCGCTTTTAACATTACTAATCCTTATTATTTTGAGCGTTATATTAACTTAAAAAGTTTTGATCAATTTAATTGGTTTGGCTTTACCATTAATAATAACCGTTGGGTCTACAATCAGTATTTAAATAAACTGAGAATTGATCGCGTTGTAACGTCTTATGATAGTACAATTAAAAAAGGATTTGTGGCAGGAACTGTTAACGACGAAAATGGAACACCTCTTCCTAGTGCTACAATACAAGTAAAAGGAACAGATACAGGAACAAGTACTGACTTTGATGGAAAGTACGTCATTAAAGTAAAACAAGGCGATATATTAATTTTTAATTATGTCGGTTATTCAGTTATCGAAAAAACTGTTGGGTCTGACAATGTTATTAATATATCTCTTAATCCAGATAATGCTTTAGAGGAAGTTGTAGTGACTGGGTATGGCTCTACATTAAAAAGGAAATCTTCTAGAATGTTGAGTGCCCCCCCAGCGGTAATGGAGTCAGAAGACGCAATGATGGAGGCAGACAACAAGCTTGAAGGTCGAGCATCCGGTTTAAGTATTACAAATGGAAATGGTAAATCTGTAAAAGATGAATTTATTAAAATCCGAGGCGCTGCAAGTATAAATGGTAACAACACCCCTCTATACGTAATCGATGGTGTGATTTTTAATGGAGATGTTTCTAATTTAAATACAGACGATATACTACAAATGTCAATCCTAAAAGGAACAGAAGCAAGCGCTTTATACGGAAGCAAAGGTGCTAACGGAGTGGTAATAATCACCACAAAAAATGGAGCAAAAGAAGAGTTTTCTGATGTAAAAGCAAGAACCAATTTACAAGAAACTGCCTTTTTCTTTCCGCAATTAGCCACAGATACAGAGGGCAATGTATCGTTTAACTTTACAACTCCTGAAGCTTTGACTAGATGGAATCTTAATTTGTTTGCCCATGATAAGCAAGGTAATTATGCTAAAAAAACTTTGCAAACAGTCACACAAAAAGACTTGATGGTCTTACCTAATGTGCCACGTTTTTTACGTCAAGGGGATCAAATTCAGATTAGCACTAAAATTTCTAATCTTAGTACAAAAGATTTAAGTGGTACGGCAGTGCTTCAGTTATTTGATGCATTGACCGGGAAATCTATAGATTCGGAATTAGCCAATGCTTTAAATCAGCAATCCTTTTCCGCGAAAGCGAAAGGCAACACACAAGTCACATGGACGCTATCTATCCCGGATAACGTGAGTGCTGTACAGTATAAAATATTAGCCAAATCCGGCGATTTTAGTGATGGCGAACAAAATGCTTTACCAGTTTTAACTAACCGCATGTTAGTAACAGAAACCCTACCCATGTGGATTAGAAGTAACGAAAGTAGAACCTTTACTTTAGATAAATTAAAGACAAACACGTCTACTACTTTAAAGCACCACAAATTAACGTTGGAAATGACTAATAATCCGGCTTGGTATGCAGTACAAGCGTTACCCTACTTAATGGAATATCCATATGAATGTAACGAACAGACGTTTAGTAGATTTTACGCGAATGCTTTAGCTAGTCATATTGTAAATAGCAATCCCCGTATTAAAGAGGTGTTTAGCCAATGGAAAAACACAGATGCGTTATTAAGTAACCTTGAAAAAAATCAAGAATTAAAATCTATTTTAATTCAGGAAACACCATGGTTACGCGATGCACAGTCAGAAACGGAACAGAAAAAACGTATTGCTTTATTATTCGATTTAAATAAAATGAATAATGAATTAACACGCGCCAAGAAAAAACTACGTAACAACCAAATGAGCAATGGGGGTTGGTCTTGGTTTGGAGACTACCGCGTTAACCGTTACATCACACAACATATTATTACAGGTTTTGGTCATCTTAAAAAACTAAATGTGGTTAGCGATAAAGATGAAGACATTACTGATATGGTTGAAAATGCTTTAAAATATTTAGATGCGGCATTTGAAAAAGAATATAACGACTTAGCAAAGTATACTAACAAAATAGATTATACCAAAGATCATTTAAATTATACGCAGTTACATTATTTATACATGCGAAGCTTTTTCCCGGAATATAAATTAACTAAAAAGCAAGAAGACATACACCAATATTACTTGTCTCAGATTAGAAACTACTGGTTAAAACGCCCTTTATATGCTAAAGGAATGATGGCTTTAATTATGAATAGAAACGAAGACAAAACAACATCTAATGCCATTTTAAAGTCTGTTAAAGAGAATAGTATTACGTCTGACGAGTTAGGTATGTATTGGAAAGAAAACACCAACTCGTATTATTGGTATCAAGCCTCTATTGAAACACAAGCGTTGATGATTGAAGCGTTTGCGGAAATAGACCTTATTAGTACTGATGTCAAACTAAGTACTATCGAAACGCAAGCAGAACAAACAAAAACCATTGATAATCTTAAGATCTGGTTACTTAAAAATAAGCAGACCAACCGATGGAAAACAACTAAAGCCACTACCGATGCAGTTTATGCTTTACTATTACAAGGTAATGATTGGTTAAGTGTTACTGATATGGTAGATGTGGTTTTAGGTGGTAAAAAAATAACACCTACTACTTTAGAAAATGTAAAAGTTGAAGCTGGTACTGGTTACTACAAAACGTCTTGGTCCGGAGCTGAAATTACACCAAAAATGGCAGATGTCAAACTGACTAAAAAAGGAGACGGTATTGCTTGGGGAAGTTTATACTGGCAATATTTTGAAGATTTAGATAAAATAACGCCTGCTGAAACGCCTTTAAAACTGAAAAAGCAATTGTATTTAAAAACCAACACGGATACTGGTGAGGTTATTACTGCAATCACTAAAGACACCAAACTTAAGGTTGGCGATTTAATAAGAGTCCGTATAGAATTGCGAAGCGATCGCGCTATGGAATTTGTACATATGAAAGATATGCGCGCTGCAGGATTAGAACCGGTAAATGTATTAAGTAAATACAAGTATCAAGATGGTTTAGGGTATTACGAAGCTACTAAGGATGCTTCAACTAACTTCTTTTTTGACTATTTACCAAAAGGTATTTATGTCTTTGAATATGATTTACGTGTTAACAATGCTGGTAATATGAGTAATGGTATTACAACCATACAAAGTATGTATGCACCAGAATTTAGCAGTCATAGTGAAGGTGTGCGTATTGAAGTAGAGTAA
- a CDS encoding LytR/AlgR family response regulator transcription factor, with product MKILKAVIVEDSRLARNELKELLKAHKEIELIGEAENVDEGFKLINEINPDLLFLDINMPEKDGFELLEMLDEVPTTIFTTAFDQYAIKSFEYNAFDYLLKPINQKRFSATITKVLEQSHDAPKTETKEAGLSLDKKIFIKDGEKCWLVKVQDISLFEIVGNYTRVFFEGNKPLIYKSLAQIEEKLPSDIFFRANRQQIININHVKKVVSWFNGKLKIELNSGEEIEISRRQSYIFKDQLSF from the coding sequence ATGAAAATATTAAAAGCAGTTATTGTTGAAGATTCTAGATTGGCTAGAAACGAATTAAAAGAGCTTTTAAAAGCACATAAAGAAATTGAGCTTATTGGCGAAGCTGAAAACGTAGACGAGGGGTTTAAGCTTATAAATGAAATTAATCCAGACTTACTTTTTTTAGACATTAATATGCCGGAAAAAGACGGGTTTGAGCTTTTAGAAATGTTAGACGAAGTACCAACTACTATTTTTACAACCGCTTTTGACCAATATGCTATTAAGTCGTTTGAGTATAATGCGTTTGATTATTTATTAAAACCCATCAATCAAAAACGCTTTTCTGCAACAATAACAAAAGTCTTGGAACAAAGTCATGACGCTCCAAAAACAGAAACCAAAGAAGCGGGTTTGAGTTTAGATAAAAAGATTTTTATCAAGGATGGCGAAAAATGTTGGTTGGTAAAAGTGCAAGACATTTCTTTATTCGAAATTGTTGGTAATTACACCCGAGTCTTTTTTGAAGGTAACAAACCATTAATTTATAAATCACTTGCTCAAATTGAAGAGAAACTGCCTTCAGATATTTTCTTTAGAGCTAACAGACAACAGATTATTAATATTAATCATGTTAAAAAAGTAGTCTCTTGGTTTAATGGGAAACTAAAAATAGAACTGAATTCTGGAGAAGAAATTGAAATCTCAAGAAGACAGTCCTATATATTTAAAGATCAGTTAAGTTTTTGA